Proteins found in one Zea mays cultivar B73 chromosome 1, Zm-B73-REFERENCE-NAM-5.0, whole genome shotgun sequence genomic segment:
- the LOC111589255 gene encoding conserved oligomeric Golgi complex subunit 8 gives MDLLDARHRHTPDSSSSPHAASDMGLPLAGAAYQPYVSELLSFSIERLHKEPELLRVDAERVRRQMQEVAVENYGAFIAASEALSFVRAQLESFDGHLEAMVMRSIPPCS, from the exons ATGGACCTCCTCGACGCGAGGCACCGCCACACGCCGGATTCGAGCTCCTCCCCACATGCCGCCTCCGACATGGGTCTCCCGCTCGCCGGGGCTGCCTACCAGCCCTACGTCTCTGAGCTCCTCTCCTTCTCCATCGAGCGCCTCCACAAG GAGCCGGAGCTTCTGAGGGTCGACGCGGAGCGAGTGCGGCGGCAGATGCAGGAGGTGGCGGTGGAGAACTACGGCGCCTTCATCGCCGCCTCCGAGGCGCTCTCCTTCGTCCGCGCGCAGCTCGAGAGCTTCGATGGCCACCTCGAGGCCATGGTAATGCGGTCGATCCCTCCCTGCTCGTAG
- the LOC100274762 gene encoding Outer envelope pore protein 16-2, chloroplastic: MNSGVDTQARALADEVRGSLETKNWMLDLGHPLLNRVAESFAKAAGIGAVQAVARESYFMATEGEGGSVSGATGARKRSFPELNGTNSSSIKSAEAMVKSVSKESLQWGLAAGVHSGLTYGLAGVRGTHDWRNSAVAGAITGAAVALTSEHASHEQVVQCAITGAALSTAANVLSGIF; the protein is encoded by the exons ATGAACAGCGGCGTGGACACGCAGGCGCGGGCGCTCGCGGACGAGGTGCGCGGTAGTTTAGAGACGAAGAACTGGATGCTGGACCTCGGTCACCCGCTCCTGAACCGCGTCGCCGAGAGCTTCGCCAAGGCCGCGGGG ATCGGCGCAGTGCAGGCGGTCGCCAGGGAATCGTACTTCATGGCGACTGAAG GCGAGGGAGGATCTGTGTCCGGCGCGACCGGCGCAAGGAAACGCTCGTTCCCGGAGCTCAATG GGACGAACAGTAGCAGCATCAAGTCGGCAGAGGCCATG GTGAAAAGCGTGAGCAAAGAGTCGTTACAGTGGG GGCTCGCGGCTGGGGTGCACTCCGGCCTCACCTACGGCCTCGCGGGGGTGCGCGGGACGCACGACTGGAGGAACAGCGCCGTGGCTGGCGCCATCACGGGCGCCGCGGTCGCGCTCACGTCGGAGCACGCGTCGCACGAGCAGGTCGTGCAGTGCGCCATCACCGGCGCCGCGCTCTCCACGGCCGCCAACGTGCTCTCCGGCATATTCTGA
- the LOC103634552 gene encoding probable glycosyltransferase 4, translating to MTEQPVAADRRARQHRPPQLLVLPVFFLFLVAPCALFLFRSSDLALIPRIRIEFDRREALSIAPTNVPTPAQPVPLPSPPPPSPAPPPPGPAADDDEERRRLPPPRQLTDPPYSLGPTVDYDARRAQWLRDNPRFPAFVAPGRPRVLVVTGSSPRRCSDPDGEHLLLRAFKNKADYCRVHGFDIFYSTAVLDAELSGFWSKLPLLRTLMLAHPETELLWWVDSDVIFTDMLFEPPWDKYAAHNLVLPGSEEKVYTVKSWIGINAGSFIIRNCQWSLDLLDALARIGPRGPVREMYGRVISETLSDRQPYEACDQSALVYLLITERGRWGDKTFLESSYCLSGFWAYIVDKFEEMRRDSTTPPEPGRERWPLTTHFMGCKPCGGKDSTYDAAWCRRSMERALNFGDDQILNLYGFQHKSLNTTAVRRVRNDTGGPLDTGDEELGRLLHPTFRAANL from the coding sequence ATGACGGAGCAACCCGTCGCGGCCGACCGACGAGCCCGGCAGCATCGCCCACCCCAGCTTCTGGTCCTCCCCGTTTTCTTTCTCTTCCTCGTCGCGCCGTGCGCCCTCTTCTTGTTCAGGTCGTCCGACTTGGCCCTTATCCCCCGCATCCGCATCGAGTTTGACCGCCGCGAGGCTCTATCTATCGCACCTACAAATGTGCCAACGCCAGCACAGCCAGTGCCACTGCCATcgccgccgccaccttcaccagcACCACCGCCTCCAGGTCCGGCTGCAGACGACGACGAGGAGCGACGACGGCTCCCGCCTCCGCGCCAGCTGACGGACCCACCGTACTCGCTTGGCCCGACCGTCGACTACGACGCGCGCAGGGCCCAGTGGCTCCGCGACAACCCGCGGTTCCCGGCCTTCGTCGCGCCGGGGAGGCCCCGGGTGCTAGTGGTCACCGGGTCGTCACCGCGCCGATGCAGCGACCCCGACGGCGAGCACTTGCTGCTCCGGGCGTTCAAGAACAAGGCGGACTACTGCCGCGTCCACGGCTTCGACATCTTCTACAGCACCGCGGTGCTCGACGCCGAGCTGTCGGGGTTCTGGTCCAAGCTGCCGCTGCTGCGGACGCTGATGCTCGCGCACCCGGAGACGGAGCTCCTGTGGTGGGTGGACTCCGACGTCATCTTCACCGACATGCTCTTCGAGCCGCCGTGGGACAAGTACGCTGCTCACAACCTCGTGCTCCCGGGCTCCGAGGAGAAGGTGTACACCGTTAAGAGCTGGATCGGCATCAACGCCGGCAGCTTCATCATCCGCAACTGCCAGTGGTCGCTGGACCTGCTCGACGCGCTTGCGCGCATCGGCCCGCGCGGCCCCGTGCGCGAGATGTACGGCAGGGTCATCTCCGAGACGCTCTCCGACCGGCAGCCGTACGAGGCCTGCGACCAGTCAGCGCTCGTCTACCTGCTCATCACTGAGCGCGGCAGGTGGGGCGACAAGACGTTCCTCGAGAGCTCTTACTGCCTCAGCGGCTTCTGGGCCTACATCGTGGACAAGTTCGAGGAGATGCGGCGTGATTCGACGACACCGCCGGAGCCCGGCCGCGAACGGTGGCCGCTGACGACGCACTTCATGGGGTGCAAGCCGTGCGGCGGGAAAGACTCGACCTACGACGCCGCTTGGTGCCGGCGCTCTATGGAGCGTGCTCTCAACTTCGGCGACGACCAGATACTCAACCTTTACGGGTTCCAGCACAAGTCGCTCAACACCACCGCCGTGCGGCGCGTTCGGAACGACACTGGTGGACCGCTGGACACGGGCGACGAGGAGCTCGGCCGCCTCTTGCATCCCACGTTCAGAGCTGCCAACTTGTGA